One genomic region from archaeon BMS3Bbin15 encodes:
- the ybiR gene encoding inner membrane protein YbiR, whose protein sequence is MKNEILRIINENLIFLPFIFILILLYLLYPNEIKNYHYFVDWRTIGALAGLLIITTAIKESGYFLIVTKLISKKANTERKIALFLILLSCIFATFLTNDIALFIIVPLTLNFQKFIENDIKKIVIFEAIAVNAGSLLTPIGNPQNLFLWHQWKISFLDFIIKMFPVFLLLLASLIIFILVIFPSKKLSIQKQENATEFNKGLFFLSILLLVGYIVVLESRLTYYALPAIFVIYLVFFRNILIKSDWLLIMLFIVMFIDFHLISRIQIISNFVNSYNLNSSSTVFTFSLLSSQIISNVPASIFMSKFSHNWFSIAYGVNVGGNGTVIASLANIIALRFVRDKKIWIEFHKYSLIYLLITGGLAYVLFFM, encoded by the coding sequence ATGAAAAATGAAATTTTAAGAATTATCAATGAAAATCTAATATTCTTACCATTTATATTTATTTTAATTTTATTATATCTGTTATACCCTAATGAAATAAAAAACTACCATTATTTTGTAGATTGGAGAACCATAGGTGCTTTAGCAGGACTACTAATCATTACAACAGCAATAAAAGAAAGTGGATACTTCTTGATTGTCACAAAGCTAATTTCCAAAAAAGCAAATACTGAAAGAAAAATAGCATTATTTCTCATTTTATTGTCCTGTATATTTGCTACATTTTTAACAAATGATATTGCACTGTTTATTATTGTTCCTTTGACATTAAATTTTCAAAAATTTATAGAAAATGATATTAAAAAAATAGTGATTTTTGAAGCAATAGCCGTAAATGCCGGTTCTCTATTAACACCCATAGGTAATCCCCAAAACCTGTTTTTATGGCATCAATGGAAGATTTCATTTCTGGATTTCATAATAAAAATGTTTCCAGTTTTCCTTTTACTCTTAGCTTCGCTTATTATTTTTATTCTGGTTATTTTTCCTTCAAAAAAATTATCTATTCAAAAGCAGGAAAATGCAACTGAATTTAATAAAGGATTATTCTTTCTATCAATTTTACTTCTGGTAGGATATATTGTGGTTCTTGAGTCTAGATTGACATACTATGCTCTACCAGCAATTTTCGTGATTTATCTGGTTTTTTTTAGGAATATCCTGATAAAGTCTGATTGGTTATTAATCATGCTTTTTATAGTCATGTTTATTGATTTTCATCTAATTAGCAGGATACAAATTATTTCAAATTTTGTAAACTCATACAATTTAAATAGCTCTTCTACAGTATTCACATTTTCGCTATTATCCTCGCAAATAATAAGCAATGTTCCAGCGAGTATATTTATGTCCAAGTTCTCTCATAACTGGTTTTCTATAGCTTATGGAGTAAATGTTGGAGGTAATGGAACTGTGATTGCTTCTCTTGCCAATATAATTGCTTTAAGATTTGTCAGAGATAAAAAAATCTGGATTGAGTTTCATAAATACTCATTGATTTATCTACTAATAACAGGAGGGCTAGCTTATGTACTGTTTTTCATGTGA
- a CDS encoding glyoxalase-like domain protein, whose amino-acid sequence MNILKTLTRIYLEPANLNRAIAFYENLFNEKCNLRFRYSDARLELAGVGSVLLIAGSEEALQQFKNTKATFIVDSLNDFKEELIKHGAVVLQEPRKVPTGVNMRVKHPDGAIIEYVELS is encoded by the coding sequence ATGAATATTCTCAAAACACTTACCAGAATATATCTTGAACCAGCCAATTTGAATAGAGCTATTGCTTTCTATGAGAATCTCTTCAACGAAAAGTGCAATCTACGTTTCAGGTATTCTGATGCCAGACTGGAACTTGCAGGTGTGGGTTCTGTTCTTCTTATTGCTGGTTCGGAAGAGGCTCTTCAGCAATTTAAAAATACGAAGGCGACATTTATTGTTGATTCGCTCAATGATTTCAAAGAGGAACTCATAAAGCATGGCGCGGTGGTCCTGCAAGAGCCCAGGAAAGTCCCAACTGGAGTGAACATGCGGGTAAAGCATCCTGACGGAGCGATTATTGAATATGTTGAACTATCCTAA
- the thrZ gene encoding threonine--tRNA ligase 2, which produces MKLLILHTDYLEFIAKQKTKIAEDVPEEKRHGRAEEALAVFIAVEKEDEKAKGRIAEKATEEILDIYSKVKAQRIVLYPYAHLSSSLSKPDFAIAVIRLIEKKLKERDYEVIRAPFGWYKAFELRCKGHPMSELSREIRVEEEKKENRALKAEQGLKKSWYVLTPEGDNIPAEEFDFTGYESLKIFYEYETSGTRSMNKEPPHIRLMKDLELVDHEPASDQGNLRWYPKGTFIKKLLEEHVSNIVRDYGAMEVETPIMYDYAHEKLSSYLNRFPARQYVVKSDDREYFLRFAACFGQYLMMHDMTISYRHLPLRLYELTHYSFRREQSGELAGLKRLRTFTMPDMHTLCRDMVQARYEFLRQYRLSMRWMEDIGIEYDVAIRFVREFYDENRDFAVEMAKLVGKPILVEIWEERFFYFVMKFEFSINDALNKAATLSTVQIDVENTERFDINYVDEKGEGEHPLLLHASISGGIDRNLYAILETEYLKSLRGEKPSFPVWLSPTQLRIIPVSEKNMSYAEDILEFFREKKVRVDIDDEGDTLGKKIRKGEKEWIPYIAVVGAKEEENKNITVRLRKSGEQLTLSGEEMVELIESENEGKPFMKIPLPERLSMRPKFRG; this is translated from the coding sequence TTGAAGCTCCTCATTCTGCATACAGATTATCTAGAATTTATAGCAAAACAGAAAACAAAAATAGCCGAAGATGTGCCAGAAGAGAAGAGGCATGGTAGAGCAGAAGAGGCTCTTGCTGTCTTTATTGCTGTTGAAAAAGAGGATGAGAAAGCAAAAGGCAGAATAGCTGAGAAGGCAACCGAAGAAATTTTGGATATTTATTCAAAGGTAAAGGCTCAGAGAATAGTGCTATACCCTTATGCTCATCTCAGTTCTTCCCTATCAAAGCCGGATTTTGCTATAGCTGTTATCAGGCTGATTGAAAAGAAGCTTAAAGAGAGAGATTATGAGGTTATCAGAGCGCCTTTTGGCTGGTATAAGGCATTTGAGTTGAGATGCAAGGGGCATCCAATGAGTGAACTCTCAAGGGAAATAAGGGTTGAGGAGGAAAAGAAGGAGAACCGTGCTCTTAAGGCTGAGCAAGGATTGAAAAAGAGCTGGTATGTTTTAACACCTGAAGGTGACAATATACCAGCGGAGGAATTTGATTTCACAGGATATGAAAGCCTTAAAATTTTCTATGAATATGAAACCTCTGGCACGAGGAGTATGAATAAGGAGCCTCCCCATATAAGGCTGATGAAGGACCTGGAGCTTGTAGACCACGAGCCTGCCAGTGACCAGGGTAATTTAAGATGGTATCCCAAAGGTACCTTTATAAAGAAGCTCCTTGAAGAGCATGTTTCAAATATTGTCAGGGATTATGGTGCTATGGAGGTAGAAACTCCTATAATGTACGATTATGCTCACGAAAAGCTTAGCAGTTATCTTAACAGGTTTCCTGCAAGGCAATATGTTGTCAAGAGTGATGACAGGGAGTATTTTCTGCGTTTTGCAGCCTGTTTCGGGCAATACTTAATGATGCATGACATGACAATAAGCTACAGGCATTTACCTCTCCGCCTCTATGAACTCACTCACTACTCCTTCAGAAGGGAGCAGAGTGGCGAGCTCGCTGGTTTAAAGCGCCTTAGAACCTTTACCATGCCTGATATGCATACTTTATGTAGGGATATGGTTCAGGCCAGATATGAGTTTTTGAGGCAGTACAGGCTGAGTATGAGATGGATGGAGGATATTGGCATTGAATATGATGTGGCTATCCGTTTTGTCAGGGAATTTTATGATGAAAATAGAGATTTTGCAGTTGAAATGGCAAAGCTTGTGGGTAAGCCTATTCTTGTGGAGATATGGGAAGAGCGCTTCTTCTACTTTGTAATGAAATTTGAGTTTTCTATTAATGATGCTCTGAACAAGGCTGCGACACTGAGCACAGTGCAGATAGATGTTGAAAATACAGAGCGTTTTGATATAAATTATGTTGATGAGAAAGGTGAAGGGGAGCATCCTCTTCTGCTGCATGCCAGTATATCTGGCGGCATAGACAGAAATCTCTATGCTATTCTCGAAACGGAATATTTAAAATCGTTGAGGGGCGAGAAACCTTCTTTTCCAGTATGGCTATCTCCAACCCAGCTCAGAATTATACCAGTCAGTGAGAAGAATATGAGTTATGCTGAGGACATCCTTGAGTTTTTCAGGGAAAAGAAGGTAAGAGTTGACATTGATGATGAAGGCGACACACTGGGCAAGAAGATAAGAAAGGGGGAGAAGGAATGGATACCCTATATTGCCGTGGTTGGTGCAAAGGAAGAAGAGAATAAAAATATTACTGTAAGGCTCAGAAAGAGTGGTGAGCAGCTAACTCTGTCAGGAGAGGAGATGGTAGAGTTGATTGAGAGTGAAAATGAGGGCAAGCCCTTTATGAAGATTCCTCTTCCGGAGAGGCTCTCTATGAGACCAAAGTTCAGAGGTTGA
- a CDS encoding putative oxidoreductase/MT0587 codes for MSYDLAVVGAGVAGSVAAYHAAKKGLKVVLLEKERLPRHKLCGGAVTEKTVNLLKSLGITPDKQSLGLEIGNVKVKIPGAEKSTKISSGKIYTTYRSIFDNFLAMKAQEAGAELFQDTFVRSIDTGTSPVLHIRGGDEIRADYIIGGDGFYSLVAREAKLRESFPKNQLAIAAEYEIKGNFDIDAMEIHFGRSSFSYSWIFPKEDGVTIGVAELGSRLKGSIRDYLDNFVKAQTFLDGTKLPVSESFAIPMGGIKRVVANDRVALAGDAAGFVDPLSGEGIYYAALSGYLAAETVKSALQGGSLKDYQKATDREILPDLKALLRIAKLFYLSLGFSYYLFEESDILQNIVTLLAGDRVRPRDFYRDSLIFSVRKFPSYILKNVIHLFQ; via the coding sequence ATGAGTTATGATTTGGCAGTGGTAGGAGCAGGAGTGGCAGGAAGTGTTGCTGCTTACCATGCAGCAAAGAAGGGTTTGAAGGTAGTTCTTCTTGAGAAAGAAAGGCTACCGAGGCACAAGCTCTGCGGTGGCGCGGTTACCGAGAAAACTGTAAATCTTCTCAAAAGCCTTGGAATAACTCCAGATAAACAATCCCTAGGTCTTGAGATAGGTAATGTGAAGGTGAAGATACCAGGGGCTGAGAAAAGCACTAAAATTAGCAGCGGTAAAATTTACACCACTTATAGAAGCATATTTGACAATTTTCTTGCAATGAAAGCTCAGGAGGCTGGCGCAGAATTATTTCAGGATACCTTTGTAAGAAGTATAGATACAGGAACCTCTCCGGTGCTACACATCAGGGGAGGTGATGAGATAAGAGCAGATTATATAATAGGTGGTGACGGTTTTTACAGCCTTGTTGCAAGAGAAGCAAAGCTGAGAGAGAGCTTTCCGAAAAATCAGCTTGCCATAGCCGCAGAGTATGAAATTAAAGGCAATTTCGATATTGATGCTATGGAGATTCACTTTGGCAGGAGCAGCTTCAGCTACTCATGGATATTTCCAAAAGAAGATGGAGTAACGATTGGTGTCGCTGAGCTTGGAAGCAGGCTTAAAGGCAGTATAAGGGATTATCTTGACAACTTTGTAAAAGCACAGACTTTCCTTGATGGAACAAAATTGCCTGTTTCAGAGAGCTTTGCAATTCCAATGGGGGGAATAAAGCGTGTTGTGGCCAATGACAGGGTTGCTCTGGCAGGAGATGCTGCAGGTTTTGTTGACCCTCTTTCAGGAGAGGGGATATACTATGCCGCCTTATCCGGCTATCTCGCTGCAGAAACTGTTAAATCAGCTCTTCAGGGAGGAAGTCTGAAAGATTACCAGAAAGCAACCGACAGGGAGATTCTTCCGGACCTGAAAGCTCTTCTGCGAATTGCAAAGTTATTTTACCTTAGTCTGGGCTTCTCTTACTATCTTTTTGAGGAAAGTGACATTCTGCAAAACATAGTAACATTACTTGCGGGAGATAGAGTAAGACCGAGAGATTTTTACAGAGATTCTCTTATTTTCAGTGTCAGAAAGTTTCCATCGTATATTCTTAAGAATGTTATTCATCTGTTTCAGTAA
- the hypF gene encoding carbamoyltransferase HypF, with the protein MPEVVIKGVVQGVGFRPFVYRLAKRFGLRGYIRNLGDSVEMYIHRESPEFIAALKKEKPPLAEIESIEIIRGEEKEYSEFSILESSSGKASGSSLPPDLAICDTCLKEIFDFRDRRYLYPFTVCTDCGPRFSIIEALPYDRENTSMKSFKLCRHCLDEYTSPESRRFKAEPTACGECGPSYELYRGSEKSSGNPIIKAAALLMEGRILAIKGVGGTHLACLATSSWAVKEMRRRLGREKKPFAVMVRDIKAARKLVFIGKEEETLLESRERPILLLKKRVSEISEFVAPQLHTLGVMLPYAGVHHLLFNYMNSPALVMTSCNAPGEPMASERKDVLKLGFHDYALLHNRRIVNRIDDSILRVVEGRRAFIRRSRGYVPGAVSLKRSGPDVLSLGAEENVTACFLVGKKAYLTQYIGKTTSPSTLEFLEESVKRMKALSGAYEIEAIACDLHPGFQTTQLAEALAEEQGLELFKIQHHEAHIAGVAAEKGIEEGIGIALDGFGYGYSGEAWGGEIFFFSGSDFDRAGSMKSFPLIGGDSAVRNPLRITAGLLLGELEEEEVNEALTALGMESFEVEILLKQWNKNFNVFQCSSFARVLDAVSALLGVCRERTYEGEPAMKLESFAHGVRPELDMPVRFEREGKIEVFNSAKLLKACLDYLNSGESREKIAASAQKALATGMAELAAVKAQDYGVKDIVLSGGVAYNEVVVGEMENIFNQQGLRLSLNENVARGDNGLSLGQSYLARLRI; encoded by the coding sequence ATGCCAGAAGTTGTTATTAAAGGGGTCGTGCAGGGTGTAGGCTTCAGACCCTTTGTTTACAGACTTGCTAAGCGCTTTGGCCTCAGGGGTTATATCAGAAACCTCGGAGATAGTGTTGAGATGTATATTCACAGAGAGTCTCCTGAGTTTATAGCTGCCCTGAAGAAAGAAAAGCCACCTCTGGCTGAGATTGAAAGCATTGAGATAATCAGGGGTGAAGAAAAGGAATACAGTGAATTCTCAATTCTTGAAAGCTCTTCCGGTAAAGCCTCCGGTTCCTCACTACCTCCTGACCTTGCTATCTGTGATACCTGTCTTAAAGAGATTTTTGATTTCAGAGATAGAAGATACCTCTATCCTTTTACGGTATGTACTGACTGCGGTCCCAGATTCAGTATAATAGAAGCTCTACCTTATGATAGAGAAAATACATCAATGAAAAGTTTTAAGCTTTGCAGGCACTGTCTGGATGAGTATACTTCGCCGGAGAGCAGGAGATTTAAAGCTGAGCCAACAGCCTGTGGGGAATGCGGTCCATCCTATGAACTATACAGGGGTAGTGAAAAATCAAGTGGAAACCCTATCATAAAGGCTGCTGCGCTCCTGATGGAGGGCAGGATTCTGGCAATTAAAGGTGTGGGTGGTACACATCTGGCATGTCTTGCTACCAGCTCCTGGGCTGTGAAGGAAATGAGACGCAGACTGGGCAGAGAGAAAAAACCCTTTGCAGTTATGGTAAGAGATATAAAGGCTGCAAGAAAACTTGTTTTTATTGGTAAAGAAGAGGAAACTCTTCTTGAAAGCAGAGAAAGGCCGATTTTACTTTTAAAGAAAAGGGTCAGTGAAATTTCAGAATTTGTAGCCCCCCAGCTTCATACACTTGGAGTAATGCTTCCATATGCAGGGGTTCACCATCTTCTCTTTAATTATATGAATTCTCCAGCTCTGGTTATGACCTCCTGCAATGCTCCGGGTGAACCTATGGCATCTGAAAGGAAGGATGTCCTTAAGCTGGGGTTTCATGACTATGCTCTCCTCCATAATCGCAGGATTGTAAATCGGATTGATGATTCTATTCTAAGGGTTGTGGAGGGAAGAAGAGCATTTATAAGGCGTTCAAGAGGTTATGTTCCGGGAGCTGTTTCACTTAAAAGAAGCGGGCCGGATGTTCTTTCTCTGGGTGCGGAGGAGAATGTTACCGCCTGCTTTCTTGTTGGAAAAAAGGCTTATTTGACCCAGTATATTGGAAAGACCACATCACCTTCAACTCTTGAATTTCTTGAGGAAAGTGTAAAAAGGATGAAAGCTTTATCAGGTGCATATGAGATTGAGGCAATTGCCTGCGACCTCCATCCCGGCTTTCAGACAACACAGCTTGCTGAAGCTCTTGCGGAGGAGCAGGGACTTGAACTTTTCAAAATTCAACATCATGAAGCACATATTGCAGGGGTTGCTGCAGAAAAGGGAATTGAAGAAGGAATAGGGATTGCTCTTGACGGTTTTGGATATGGTTACAGTGGTGAGGCATGGGGTGGAGAAATCTTCTTTTTTTCTGGCTCAGATTTTGATAGAGCCGGTTCGATGAAGAGTTTTCCTCTCATAGGAGGGGACAGTGCTGTTAGAAATCCTCTCAGAATAACGGCTGGTCTGCTCCTTGGGGAACTTGAAGAGGAAGAGGTTAATGAAGCTTTAACAGCTCTCGGCATGGAAAGCTTCGAGGTGGAGATTTTGTTAAAGCAGTGGAATAAAAACTTCAATGTATTTCAATGCAGCAGCTTTGCAAGAGTGCTTGATGCAGTTTCTGCTCTCCTCGGTGTGTGCAGAGAAAGAACCTATGAGGGAGAACCTGCTATGAAGCTGGAGAGCTTTGCCCATGGAGTAAGGCCAGAGCTTGACATGCCTGTCAGGTTTGAAAGGGAGGGTAAAATTGAGGTTTTCAATTCAGCAAAGCTTCTGAAGGCATGTCTGGACTATTTAAATTCTGGCGAAAGTCGTGAAAAAATAGCAGCTTCGGCACAGAAGGCTCTTGCAACAGGCATGGCAGAGCTTGCAGCAGTTAAGGCACAGGATTATGGTGTTAAGGACATTGTTCTGTCAGGGGGTGTCGCCTACAATGAGGTGGTTGTGGGTGAAATGGAAAATATATTTAACCAGCAGGGTTTGAGGCTAAGTCTAAATGAAAATGTTGCTCGTGGAGATAATGGTCTGAGTCTGGGCCAGAGCTATCTTGCCAGATTGAGAATATGA
- a CDS encoding TatD related DNase: MTTATFPLTDNHIHIDELNGYGLDAVKKFKRAGGNTILLVNKLTKDMGYSGVTLENFHRLYEKTLVLGEKIEELGIKVFTVLGVHPAEFHFMIEERGRVEALKIAKDAVDLACGFIEENKAIALGELGRPHYEVSKDIIDACHELLFYAFKKAGEIDCAVQLHTESIGESGFYEFSELAEKAGLDSNRVVKHFSPPFIEVASKTGIMPSLISKRVNILEALKEGKRFLMESDYIDDRRRPGAVVGPKSVPRVTLNLLKEGFISEEDVYIIHKENIEKVYGIGIEF, encoded by the coding sequence ATGACTACAGCAACATTTCCTCTGACTGATAATCATATACATATAGATGAATTGAATGGCTATGGTCTTGACGCTGTGAAAAAGTTTAAACGAGCGGGTGGAAATACCATTCTTCTTGTAAATAAACTTACAAAAGATATGGGCTACAGTGGTGTTACCCTTGAGAATTTCCACAGGCTATATGAGAAAACACTGGTTCTTGGAGAGAAGATTGAAGAACTTGGAATCAAGGTTTTTACTGTTCTCGGTGTTCATCCTGCCGAGTTTCATTTCATGATTGAAGAAAGAGGCAGGGTTGAAGCTTTAAAGATTGCAAAAGATGCCGTGGACCTCGCATGTGGATTTATTGAGGAGAATAAAGCAATTGCTCTTGGCGAGCTTGGAAGGCCGCATTATGAAGTAAGCAAAGATATTATCGATGCCTGCCATGAGCTTCTTTTCTATGCTTTTAAAAAGGCTGGAGAGATAGACTGTGCTGTTCAGCTTCATACAGAGAGTATAGGGGAGAGTGGTTTTTATGAGTTTTCCGAACTTGCTGAAAAGGCAGGGCTTGACAGTAATAGAGTGGTTAAGCACTTCTCTCCGCCTTTTATAGAGGTAGCTTCGAAAACAGGTATAATGCCGTCGTTGATATCAAAGCGTGTCAATATTCTTGAAGCCTTGAAAGAGGGGAAGAGATTCCTTATGGAAAGTGACTATATAGATGATAGGCGAAGACCGGGTGCTGTTGTTGGGCCCAAGAGTGTGCCCAGAGTTACTCTCAATCTTCTAAAGGAAGGGTTCATAAGTGAAGAGGATGTTTATATAATTCATAAGGAAAATATTGAGAAAGTTTATGGGATTGGCATTGAATTCTAA
- a CDS encoding MCM2/3/5 family protein → MLAEESRLTGKELQKKFEKFFRSYYTIDILDIIRHYPAKQSLEVDMEVLEKYDYVLAETLLYNPDEALNAAHRAMAAIDLPVVGEVKVKVNVRFINLPDTANVLIRELRSSDIGRFIGIDGIVRKATDVRPKLITGAFECQQCNHINYVEQKDDVLREPYICESCERKSTYKLIVEDSVFRDSQKILVQESLEDLRGGESPKQIPIYLEDDLAGKITPGETVFVSGILRTAVKRNRTVKLRVFEIFLEANNFKPIQIEFEEIEIKKEDVEKILEFSKSSDVYEKIIASIAPHIFGYSKIKEAIMYQLFSAPQINLPDGGKVRGDSHIILMGEPATGKSELLQYVAKELAPRGIYASGRGTSGAGLTAAAVKDEFGDGGWSLEAGALVLADKGIACIDEFDKMETNDRSAMHEAMEQQSVSIAKAGILATFRSRCSILAAANPKYGRFDDYKALSEQVNLPPSILSRFDLIFFVRDDPSTTRDVARHILDTAVSPESVIPPLSPEFLRKHIAYAKQNVFPELSPEAREVIENFYVQMREKAQQAEDMPIPLTARQLWAIVRLSKARARVRLSNIVTADDAETAIGLVKASLAQAGIDMETGEIDIDKIYSGITKSQRDKINDILSIIRELENEYGTAKKSEIIEIGERKGISKTNTMEVLDKLKAKGDIFEPKFERYKVT, encoded by the coding sequence ATGCTTGCAGAGGAAAGCAGATTAACAGGTAAAGAACTGCAGAAGAAATTTGAGAAGTTCTTCAGGAGTTACTATACCATAGATATTCTTGATATTATCCGTCATTATCCTGCCAAACAAAGCCTTGAAGTTGATATGGAAGTTCTTGAGAAGTATGACTACGTTCTTGCTGAAACTCTTCTATATAACCCAGATGAAGCCCTGAATGCCGCTCACAGGGCTATGGCTGCAATTGACCTTCCTGTAGTTGGAGAGGTGAAGGTCAAGGTAAATGTGCGCTTCATAAACCTGCCAGACACAGCAAATGTATTGATTCGAGAGCTTAGAAGTAGTGATATAGGGAGGTTTATAGGTATTGACGGTATAGTAAGAAAGGCAACAGATGTCAGACCAAAGCTTATAACCGGTGCCTTTGAATGTCAGCAATGCAATCATATCAATTATGTGGAGCAGAAAGATGATGTTCTGAGGGAACCTTACATCTGCGAGAGCTGTGAACGCAAGTCAACCTACAAGCTTATTGTTGAGGATTCTGTCTTCAGGGATTCCCAGAAAATACTCGTACAGGAAAGTCTTGAAGACCTGAGGGGTGGAGAAAGTCCCAAGCAGATACCTATTTACCTGGAGGATGACCTCGCAGGAAAGATAACACCCGGTGAAACTGTTTTTGTGTCTGGAATATTGAGAACTGCCGTAAAGAGAAACAGGACAGTTAAATTGAGGGTTTTCGAAATTTTTCTTGAAGCCAATAATTTCAAACCAATTCAGATTGAATTCGAAGAAATTGAAATAAAAAAGGAAGATGTGGAGAAAATTCTGGAATTTTCAAAAAGCAGTGATGTTTATGAAAAAATAATAGCAAGTATTGCACCACATATCTTTGGTTACAGTAAAATCAAGGAAGCAATAATGTACCAGCTATTTTCTGCACCACAAATTAATCTTCCAGATGGGGGAAAAGTAAGAGGGGATTCTCATATCATTCTTATGGGTGAGCCTGCCACAGGTAAATCCGAGCTTCTTCAGTATGTTGCCAAGGAACTTGCTCCTAGAGGCATATATGCCAGTGGAAGAGGCACGTCTGGCGCTGGTCTTACAGCTGCTGCTGTTAAGGATGAATTCGGTGATGGCGGCTGGAGTCTTGAAGCTGGTGCTCTGGTGCTTGCTGATAAAGGTATAGCGTGTATAGATGAGTTTGATAAAATGGAAACAAATGATAGGTCCGCCATGCATGAGGCTATGGAGCAGCAGAGTGTAAGCATAGCCAAAGCCGGAATCCTTGCAACCTTCAGGTCAAGATGTTCAATTCTTGCAGCAGCCAACCCAAAGTATGGCAGGTTTGATGATTATAAAGCTCTGAGTGAGCAGGTGAATCTTCCCCCTTCAATACTCTCAAGGTTTGACCTCATATTTTTTGTTAGAGATGACCCTTCAACGACAAGAGACGTGGCAAGGCATATTCTTGACACCGCAGTTTCACCTGAAAGCGTAATACCCCCATTGTCACCGGAATTTTTGAGGAAGCATATAGCCTATGCAAAGCAGAATGTTTTCCCTGAGTTGAGTCCAGAGGCAAGAGAGGTAATAGAAAATTTTTATGTTCAGATGCGTGAAAAGGCTCAGCAGGCTGAAGATATGCCAATACCCTTAACTGCCAGACAGCTCTGGGCAATTGTAAGACTTTCCAAAGCCAGAGCAAGAGTCAGGCTAAGTAATATTGTAACTGCAGATGATGCAGAAACAGCTATAGGTCTGGTTAAAGCTTCTCTTGCTCAGGCTGGTATTGATATGGAAACAGGTGAGATTGATATAGATAAGATATATTCGGGAATAACAAAATCTCAGAGAGATAAAATAAATGATATATTAAGTATAATAAGAGAACTTGAGAATGAATATGGAACTGCAAAAAAGAGTGAAATTATTGAGATAGGTGAGCGGAAGGGGATAAGTAAAACAAATACTATGGAAGTTCTTGATAAGTTGAAAGCCAAAGGTGATATATTCGAACCAAAATTTGAAAGGTACAAGGTGACATAA
- a CDS encoding OB-fold nucleic acid binding domain protein, with product MIERKTATKVRIKDLVKGEFIKTEDDMEPNYVVTPLNEMISRTRVMGVVVSKFTSEDDKYVNVTLDDSSEIISVRAFRDTDVLKGIEVGENIDVVGKVKKYQGEIYIFPEVVHIIEDLNWELVRRLELVIKDKTLGKKPSSKAVEDKVEFEGEAPPRDRVLEVIKTGDEGEGVKYITVVKETGIKEEDLDKIINDLLVEGEIYEPKIGRFKIMND from the coding sequence ATGATAGAGAGAAAGACTGCCACAAAGGTGAGGATTAAAGACCTTGTTAAAGGGGAATTTATTAAAACAGAGGATGACATGGAGCCCAACTATGTTGTAACGCCACTGAATGAGATGATATCCAGAACAAGGGTAATGGGTGTTGTTGTTTCGAAATTTACCAGTGAAGATGACAAATATGTTAATGTAACTCTGGATGACAGTTCAGAGATTATTTCAGTTAGAGCTTTCAGAGATACAGATGTACTAAAAGGTATTGAAGTTGGCGAAAATATAGACGTGGTTGGTAAGGTGAAGAAGTATCAGGGAGAAATTTATATATTTCCTGAAGTGGTTCATATAATTGAGGACCTGAACTGGGAACTGGTTAGAAGGCTGGAGCTCGTTATCAAAGATAAAACTCTTGGAAAGAAACCATCCTCCAAAGCTGTGGAAGATAAAGTCGAGTTTGAAGGAGAAGCTCCTCCCAGGGATAGAGTGCTGGAGGTTATTAAAACAGGTGATGAAGGAGAAGGTGTAAAGTATATTACAGTTGTAAAAGAGACAGGTATAAAGGAGGAGGACCTTGATAAGATTATTAATGACCTCCTTGTAGAAGGCGAGATTTATGAGCCGAAAATAGGACGGTTTAAAATAATGAATGATTGA